One genomic region from Halococcus qingdaonensis encodes:
- a CDS encoding universal stress protein: MYDRILVPTDGSEPAAAAVRHALDLADRYDATLHALFVVDTDKSWMTVSKVEVHDALWEVGRETATRVLAEVEAVTADVGVELVTEILEGAPDRRIPEYAAENGIDLVVMGTHGRTGLQHRLLGSVHGSWLP, translated from the coding sequence ATGTACGATCGCATCCTCGTCCCGACCGACGGCAGCGAGCCCGCAGCCGCTGCGGTCCGGCACGCGCTCGATCTCGCCGATCGGTACGACGCGACGCTCCACGCGCTGTTCGTCGTCGACACCGACAAGAGCTGGATGACGGTCTCGAAGGTCGAGGTCCACGACGCGCTCTGGGAGGTCGGCCGCGAGACCGCGACACGAGTCCTCGCGGAGGTCGAAGCCGTGACAGCGGATGTCGGCGTCGAACTCGTCACAGAGATCCTCGAAGGAGCGCCCGATCGACGGATCCCCGAGTACGCCGCCGAGAACGGGATCGATCTCGTCGTGATGGGAACGCACGGCCGCACCGGGCTCCAGCATCGGCTCCTCGGCAGCGTTCACGGGAGCTGGCTCCCGTGA
- a CDS encoding putative manganese transporter — translation MILLQLGLPEVFEILVGSWREGFVQVSGFVGATILLFSLVQYRFDGRLTTWLQENERAQPLTGALLGLTPGCGGAIIAMPLYIRGTVSFGTVVAALAATAGDSAFIILALAPEAALYAYGMAFVAAVLFGYAIDIFGLGVGYVDNAVERIGRPMTDGGFATTSVADGGPSIADYDGPDGHDHDHDHGGDLPSYLSQSRLLERVSHAIHVLWWVVLAGALVAGVLYLAKGAQEPAWEVAATYDGLFTITGLVGTTLSFYLYFVGRHYIGEGETGRVRDSFESLYNTFQHAAMETAMVTVWVIAGYLLYEYGLLLTGVEIQALAAAAGIFAPIAGAVLGLIPGCAAHIVFAQLYALEEAIPFSALVANAISQDGDALFPLLAIDLKAAIIATIYTTIPGVLVGILVYYFWPYAQFGFGVLG, via the coding sequence ATGATCCTGCTTCAACTCGGCCTGCCGGAGGTTTTCGAGATCCTCGTCGGCTCGTGGCGCGAAGGTTTCGTGCAGGTCTCGGGATTCGTCGGTGCGACGATCCTGCTGTTCAGCCTCGTCCAGTATCGCTTCGATGGCCGCCTCACCACGTGGCTTCAGGAAAACGAGCGCGCCCAGCCGCTCACCGGCGCGCTGCTCGGGCTCACGCCGGGCTGTGGCGGCGCGATCATCGCCATGCCACTCTACATCCGCGGGACGGTCAGTTTCGGTACCGTCGTCGCGGCGCTCGCGGCGACCGCCGGTGACTCGGCGTTCATCATCCTCGCGCTCGCACCCGAGGCGGCGCTGTACGCCTACGGGATGGCGTTCGTCGCGGCGGTGCTGTTCGGCTACGCGATCGATATCTTCGGGCTCGGCGTCGGCTACGTCGACAACGCGGTCGAGCGCATCGGCCGTCCGATGACTGACGGCGGGTTCGCGACGACGAGCGTCGCCGACGGCGGTCCGAGCATCGCCGACTACGACGGCCCGGACGGTCACGATCACGACCACGATCACGGCGGCGATCTCCCGAGCTACCTGTCCCAGTCCCGGCTGCTCGAACGCGTCAGCCACGCGATCCACGTTCTCTGGTGGGTCGTTCTCGCGGGCGCGCTCGTCGCCGGCGTGCTGTATCTCGCGAAGGGTGCACAGGAGCCCGCGTGGGAGGTCGCGGCCACCTACGACGGTCTGTTCACGATCACCGGGCTCGTCGGCACCACGCTGTCGTTCTACCTCTACTTCGTCGGTCGCCACTACATCGGCGAGGGTGAGACCGGTCGCGTTCGCGACTCGTTCGAGAGCCTCTACAACACCTTCCAGCACGCCGCGATGGAGACAGCGATGGTCACGGTCTGGGTCATCGCTGGCTACCTGCTCTACGAGTACGGTCTCCTGCTCACCGGCGTCGAGATCCAGGCGCTCGCGGCGGCCGCAGGCATCTTCGCACCGATCGCGGGCGCGGTGCTCGGACTGATCCCCGGCTGTGCGGCACACATCGTGTTCGCGCAGCTGTACGCCCTCGAAGAGGCGATCCCGTTCTCGGCGCTCGTGGCGAACGCCATCAGTCAGGACGGCGACGCGCTGTTCCCGCTGCTGGCGATCGATCTGAAGGCCGCGATCATCGCCACGATCTACACGACGATTCCCGGCGTCCTCGTCGGGATTCTCGTCTACTACTTCTGGCCGTACGCGCAGTTCGGCTTCGGGGTGCTCGGATGA
- a CDS encoding metal-dependent transcriptional regulator — protein sequence MPSATSEDYLKAIYQLHEGDEPVSTSAIADSLGVTPPTVTATTKRLEDADLAEREEYKGVQLTAEGELVALETIRHHRLLELFLTEQLGYDWAEVHEEADRLEHHISERLETKLAAALGDPSADPHGAPIPTEDLEPTADDDATLADCSEGETVVVTQVADSDSEVLSYLADAGITPGTQLAITEIAPFGLMTVAPSDGGETVSLPDEITTSMYVRELDTAPSDNEMSLVG from the coding sequence ATGCCAAGCGCGACATCCGAGGACTATCTCAAAGCGATCTACCAGCTCCATGAGGGCGACGAGCCCGTCTCCACGTCGGCGATCGCCGATTCGCTCGGCGTCACGCCTCCAACGGTGACGGCGACGACCAAGCGCCTCGAAGACGCTGACCTCGCCGAGCGCGAGGAGTACAAAGGCGTCCAGCTGACCGCCGAGGGCGAACTGGTCGCGCTCGAAACGATCCGCCATCATCGACTGCTCGAACTGTTTCTGACAGAGCAACTGGGCTACGACTGGGCGGAGGTCCACGAGGAGGCCGATCGGCTCGAACACCACATCAGCGAGCGCCTCGAAACCAAGCTCGCGGCCGCTCTCGGCGACCCCAGCGCCGACCCCCACGGCGCGCCGATCCCGACCGAGGATCTCGAACCGACCGCGGACGACGATGCAACGCTCGCCGACTGCAGTGAGGGCGAGACGGTCGTCGTCACACAGGTCGCCGACAGCGATTCGGAGGTGCTTTCCTATCTCGCCGATGCCGGTATCACGCCCGGGACACAGCTCGCAATCACCGAGATCGCTCCCTTTGGACTGATGACTGTCGCGCCGAGCGATGGCGGTGAGACGGTCTCGCTCCCCGACGAGATCACCACCAGCATGTACGTCCGCGAACTCGACACTGCCCCGTCGGACAACGAGATGTCGTTGGTCGGCTAG
- a CDS encoding NAD-binding protein — MINETLVIGGDGSVGETLARRLAHGSAVVLFLGEDEHAVERATAAGVDACLADPSETATLDREAIESMGTAIVASRTDRRNLLIAQLLGCRRTERIIALVNDPRNVDAFAAAGIEPVCAATTLASALARQHHDGKRPEIERQSEQATGESSTGQSPKGSADGSECERLRSDGTGGDR; from the coding sequence ATGATCAACGAAACACTGGTGATTGGTGGTGACGGGTCGGTGGGGGAGACACTCGCTCGCCGACTCGCACACGGTTCGGCCGTCGTGCTATTTCTCGGGGAGGACGAACACGCCGTCGAACGCGCGACGGCGGCGGGTGTCGACGCCTGTCTGGCCGATCCGAGCGAGACGGCCACGCTCGACCGCGAGGCGATCGAGTCGATGGGCACCGCCATCGTCGCCTCGCGGACGGACAGACGGAACCTGCTGATCGCACAGCTGCTGGGATGCCGCCGGACCGAGCGCATCATCGCACTCGTCAACGACCCGCGGAACGTCGACGCGTTCGCCGCGGCCGGGATCGAGCCGGTGTGTGCCGCGACCACGCTGGCCTCCGCACTCGCCAGACAGCACCATGACGGCAAGCGTCCCGAGATCGAGCGGCAGTCAGAACAGGCGACGGGGGAGTCGTCGACCGGGCAATCCCCGAAAGGGTCGGCCGACGGATCGGAGTGCGAACGGCTCCGATCGGACGGAACGGGTGGTGATCGCTAG
- a CDS encoding amino acid permease, giving the protein MPKSLERDLGLFSVLAISIGAMIGSGIFILPAVAVEYAGPAVVIAYVLAGLVVLPAALSKSEMATAMPESGGTYLFIERGMGPLLGTVAGIGTWFSLSFKGGLALVGGVPYLLYLFDVPPSITTPLALTLAVILVLVNLFGAKQTGRIQVIIVAIMLAALGWFVVGGVPSVRPANYAGVFETSAGGILAATGLVFVSYAGVTKVASVAEEIENPGRNIPLGILGSLGFTTLLYALIVIVMLGVTDTAAIAASEAPMAVAAEAALGPAGVLVVVMAALLALVSTANAGILSSSRYPFAMSRDGLVPPSLGEISERFGTPSTSITLTGVVLLVLIAFVPLESIAKLASAFQILVFVLVNVALIAFRRGTMTYEPTFESPFYPWMQAFGVVGGLVLLTQMGTIPLAGAVLITAGSVAWYLWYARDRVEREGAAVDAVRREVGRQAVERTRDAIAPTEGYEALVAVPEGTAPSHEETLVGVAADLAAPQYGAVSVVRFDEVADQVPLEAATERSGADIEFEERTDALAAELDVPVHVGEIVSHDTRHALANYVDEHDVDTLVIERQPSRRRERLFDADDEWVLAHTGCDAVVVDNAAANPEIETVTVLTDDGPHDPAKIAVADAVAAAHDAAIVLEYARDASVSDEQRRTIADYHEEIAALCSVPVRTALVSPDGGSGDLESDDADVLVVGTDAQSLADGTDGPVLVVRPREESMPGRIGRALEGRLL; this is encoded by the coding sequence GTGCCAAAGAGCCTCGAACGCGATCTCGGGCTGTTCTCGGTGCTCGCCATCAGCATCGGCGCGATGATCGGCAGCGGGATCTTCATCCTCCCCGCGGTAGCCGTCGAGTACGCGGGACCGGCGGTCGTGATCGCCTACGTCCTGGCCGGGCTGGTCGTCCTCCCCGCGGCGCTCTCGAAGTCGGAGATGGCGACGGCGATGCCCGAATCCGGCGGCACCTATCTGTTCATCGAGCGCGGCATGGGGCCGTTGCTGGGGACGGTCGCCGGCATCGGTACCTGGTTCTCGCTGTCGTTTAAGGGTGGGCTGGCGCTGGTGGGTGGGGTGCCGTATCTCCTCTACCTGTTCGACGTCCCGCCGTCGATCACGACGCCGCTGGCGCTCACCCTCGCCGTGATTCTCGTCCTCGTCAACCTGTTCGGCGCGAAACAGACCGGTCGCATCCAGGTGATCATCGTCGCGATCATGCTCGCGGCGCTCGGCTGGTTCGTCGTCGGCGGGGTGCCGTCGGTACGGCCGGCGAACTACGCGGGCGTCTTCGAGACCAGCGCCGGCGGGATCCTCGCGGCCACCGGGCTCGTGTTCGTCTCGTACGCGGGCGTGACGAAGGTCGCGAGCGTCGCCGAGGAGATCGAGAACCCCGGCCGGAACATCCCGCTGGGCATTCTCGGCTCGCTCGGGTTCACCACGCTGCTGTACGCGCTCATCGTGATCGTCATGCTCGGCGTCACCGACACGGCGGCGATCGCCGCCTCCGAGGCACCGATGGCGGTCGCCGCGGAGGCCGCACTCGGTCCGGCGGGCGTTCTCGTCGTCGTGATGGCGGCGCTGCTCGCGCTCGTGAGCACCGCCAACGCCGGTATCCTCTCCTCATCGCGCTACCCGTTCGCGATGAGCCGCGACGGATTGGTGCCCCCCTCGCTCGGCGAGATCAGCGAGCGTTTCGGCACGCCGAGCACGTCGATCACGCTCACCGGCGTCGTGTTGCTCGTCCTCATCGCGTTCGTCCCGCTCGAGAGCATCGCCAAACTCGCGAGCGCGTTCCAGATCCTCGTGTTCGTCCTCGTCAACGTCGCGCTGATCGCGTTCCGCCGCGGCACGATGACCTACGAACCGACGTTCGAATCGCCGTTCTACCCCTGGATGCAAGCGTTCGGCGTCGTCGGCGGGCTCGTTTTGCTCACGCAGATGGGAACCATCCCGCTCGCCGGGGCCGTCCTCATCACGGCCGGCAGCGTCGCGTGGTATCTCTGGTACGCCCGCGATCGCGTCGAACGCGAGGGCGCGGCCGTCGACGCGGTCCGCCGCGAGGTCGGACGGCAGGCCGTCGAACGGACACGGGACGCGATCGCCCCGACGGAGGGCTACGAGGCGCTCGTCGCGGTGCCGGAGGGAACGGCCCCTTCACACGAGGAGACACTCGTCGGCGTCGCGGCGGATCTCGCAGCACCCCAGTACGGCGCGGTATCGGTCGTCCGGTTCGACGAGGTAGCCGACCAGGTGCCGCTCGAAGCCGCCACCGAACGGTCGGGTGCCGACATCGAGTTCGAGGAGCGGACGGACGCGCTCGCGGCCGAGCTCGACGTGCCGGTGCACGTCGGCGAGATCGTCAGCCACGACACCCGCCACGCGCTGGCGAACTACGTCGACGAGCACGACGTGGACACGCTCGTGATCGAGCGCCAGCCGTCACGCCGGCGCGAACGGCTGTTCGATGCGGACGACGAGTGGGTGCTCGCCCACACTGGCTGTGATGCCGTCGTCGTCGACAACGCCGCGGCGAACCCCGAGATCGAAACCGTGACCGTGCTGACCGACGACGGCCCTCACGATCCGGCGAAGATTGCCGTCGCCGACGCGGTGGCGGCGGCACACGACGCGGCGATCGTCCTGGAATACGCCCGCGACGCGTCCGTTTCCGACGAACAGCGCCGAACGATCGCCGACTACCACGAGGAGATCGCGGCACTCTGTTCGGTGCCCGTCAGGACGGCGCTCGTCAGCCCCGACGGTGGTTCGGGGGATCTTGAAAGCGACGACGCCGACGTGCTGGTCGTCGGGACGGACGCCCAGTCGCTCGCCGATGGCACCGACGGACCCGTCCTCGTCGTGCGTCCGCGCGAGGAGAGTATGCCGGGGCGGATCGGGCGCGCGCTCGAAGGGCGGCTACTGTAG
- a CDS encoding Lrp/AsnC family transcriptional regulator — translation MPPRELDELDEYVVFRLQADSHGTSAAEIAEDYGVSPSTVRKRIARLEDEEIIRGAHLDIDYERAGYQLFTSIFCTAPIPEREALAREALTISGVVSARELMTGEENIQIGAVGRDGDDLSRINRDLAALGLEIVDEELIHNEYTGPLQWFDKDDEPETNE, via the coding sequence ATGCCACCGCGCGAACTCGACGAGCTGGACGAGTACGTCGTCTTCCGACTCCAGGCGGACAGTCACGGAACGTCGGCGGCCGAGATCGCCGAGGACTACGGCGTCTCGCCGAGCACGGTCCGCAAACGCATCGCCCGTCTCGAGGACGAGGAGATCATCCGTGGCGCACATCTCGATATCGATTACGAACGCGCGGGCTACCAGCTGTTCACCAGCATCTTCTGTACCGCACCGATCCCCGAGCGCGAAGCGCTCGCCCGCGAGGCGCTGACGATCTCCGGCGTCGTCTCGGCCCGTGAGCTGATGACCGGTGAGGAGAACATCCAGATCGGTGCCGTCGGCCGCGACGGCGACGATCTCAGCCGCATCAACCGTGATCTCGCCGCGCTCGGCCTCGAGATCGTCGACGAGGAACTCATCCACAACGAGTACACCGGCCCGCTCCAGTGGTTCGATAAGGACGACGAACCGGAAACGAACGAATGA
- a CDS encoding MarR family transcriptional regulator: protein MPDETITVENEQITADADFVRGSSGASIASTESTGRSARAVVLFELIEGPTSARAIGDGTSLSTGQASQALSDLEKRDIVEVLVPKDGSDGSIFGVLPRGEKAAVNLEK, encoded by the coding sequence ATGCCCGACGAAACGATCACGGTCGAAAACGAGCAAATCACGGCGGATGCCGACTTCGTTCGAGGGTCGTCGGGGGCATCGATAGCGTCCACCGAATCGACGGGACGCTCGGCCCGTGCGGTGGTACTGTTCGAACTGATCGAGGGTCCGACGTCCGCTCGGGCGATCGGTGATGGCACGTCCCTCTCCACCGGACAGGCCTCACAAGCGCTGAGCGATCTGGAAAAACGCGATATCGTCGAGGTGCTCGTTCCCAAGGACGGCTCCGACGGATCGATTTTCGGCGTGCTGCCACGGGGCGAGAAGGCAGCAGTGAACCTCGAGAAGTAA